The following coding sequences lie in one Thermomicrobium sp. 4228-Ro genomic window:
- a CDS encoding (Fe-S)-binding protein, producing MLSTPERLAFVLLALTSLLLAAHGVSRIVRAIGRGYGRPRWSLFVRRVVPVSIDILLQRPIFRTRPLVSLLHAGVFFAFVFYGLVNVLDLLEGFTGFTTLHRGGLFAAYNLVADLLSVAALAGMLGLLFRRFGLRPFRFNERVLLLPSVRFGIARDSAIVGGFILLHVGSRWIGQAVRIAESGQPDWSQPTASVVATLFDRWSPESLTVASHVTWWLALGLILAFLPYFPYSKHIHLFMAPINLILREERPLGQLEPPVARDGQLGGERLEQLRWFQLLDAYACIMCNRCQDVCPAHGTGRSLSPAALEINKRYYLNRNLATFAGGTSSPPLLEIVTSKDAVWSCTTCAACVRICPVGNRPMLDLIDIRRALISQGDPLDPNLQAALESLARYGNSFGRPARQRARWAKELSFPIKDARKEPVEYLWFVGDFASFDPRMQENTKTVAQLFHVAGLDFGLLYEDERNAGNDVRRVGEEGLFELLAEQNLRAFEKAQFRAIVTTDPHSYNALKNEYAAFGFSVPVYHYTELLAELLESGRLPLRRAVDAAVTYHDPCYLGRYNRITAAPRRILRALGADLREMPRHGENTYCCGAGGGQIWMDSGGQERPSEQRIREAVSLGEDVRYFVVACPKDMAMYSDAVKTTGYEGRLVVTDIARLVAAAVGLEGATTPTVAQEVS from the coding sequence GTGCTGAGTACACCGGAACGGCTGGCGTTCGTTCTCCTCGCCCTGACCTCGCTCCTGCTGGCGGCCCACGGGGTCTCTCGCATCGTGCGTGCGATCGGACGCGGGTATGGGCGACCGCGCTGGTCGCTGTTCGTGCGGCGGGTGGTTCCGGTGAGCATCGACATCCTGCTGCAGCGGCCGATCTTCCGAACTCGTCCGCTCGTGAGCCTGCTCCATGCTGGCGTCTTCTTCGCATTTGTCTTTTACGGTCTCGTGAACGTGCTCGATCTCCTGGAGGGGTTCACGGGATTCACCACGCTCCATCGTGGCGGTCTGTTCGCGGCCTATAACCTGGTCGCCGATCTCCTGAGTGTCGCTGCTCTCGCCGGCATGCTCGGTCTCCTGTTTCGCCGGTTCGGCCTACGACCGTTCCGCTTCAACGAGCGCGTGCTGCTCCTGCCGAGCGTTCGCTTCGGGATCGCGCGTGACTCCGCCATTGTCGGCGGTTTCATCCTGCTCCATGTGGGATCGCGCTGGATCGGTCAGGCGGTGCGCATCGCCGAGAGTGGTCAGCCTGACTGGAGCCAGCCGACAGCGAGTGTCGTCGCGACACTGTTCGACCGGTGGTCACCGGAATCGTTGACGGTGGCGAGCCATGTGACCTGGTGGCTCGCGCTCGGGCTCATCTTGGCATTCCTCCCCTATTTCCCGTACTCGAAACACATCCACCTCTTCATGGCACCGATCAACTTGATCCTCCGGGAAGAGCGCCCGCTCGGCCAACTCGAGCCACCGGTTGCCCGCGATGGTCAGCTGGGAGGCGAACGCCTCGAGCAGTTACGCTGGTTCCAGCTCCTCGATGCCTACGCCTGCATCATGTGCAACCGGTGCCAGGATGTCTGCCCGGCACACGGTACTGGTCGGTCACTCAGCCCAGCGGCACTGGAAATCAACAAGCGCTACTACTTGAACCGGAACCTCGCAACCTTCGCTGGCGGTACGAGTTCTCCCCCTCTGCTCGAGATCGTGACCTCGAAAGATGCGGTCTGGTCTTGCACTACGTGTGCTGCCTGCGTTCGCATCTGCCCGGTCGGCAACCGTCCCATGCTCGACCTCATCGATATCCGGCGAGCACTGATCAGCCAAGGGGATCCGCTCGATCCGAACCTGCAGGCAGCACTCGAGAGCTTGGCACGCTACGGGAACTCGTTCGGCAGGCCGGCTCGTCAGCGAGCCCGCTGGGCTAAGGAACTATCCTTCCCGATCAAGGATGCGCGGAAGGAGCCGGTCGAGTATCTCTGGTTCGTGGGCGACTTCGCCTCGTTCGACCCCCGCATGCAGGAGAATACGAAGACGGTCGCCCAACTTTTCCACGTAGCCGGACTCGACTTCGGCTTACTCTACGAGGACGAACGGAACGCGGGGAACGATGTCCGCCGGGTCGGCGAGGAAGGACTGTTCGAACTCCTCGCCGAACAGAACCTCCGCGCGTTCGAGAAAGCGCAGTTCCGCGCCATCGTCACGACCGATCCGCACAGCTACAACGCGCTCAAGAACGAGTATGCGGCCTTCGGCTTCTCGGTACCGGTCTACCACTACACGGAACTCTTGGCTGAGCTGTTGGAGTCCGGCCGCTTACCGCTTCGGCGAGCGGTCGATGCTGCCGTGACCTATCACGATCCTTGCTATCTCGGCCGCTACAACCGGATCACTGCCGCGCCGCGGCGCATCCTGCGTGCGCTCGGTGCCGATCTGCGGGAGATGCCGCGCCATGGTGAGAATACCTACTGCTGTGGTGCCGGTGGTGGGCAGATCTGGATGGACAGTGGCGGGCAGGAGCGACCGAGCGAGCAACGGATCCGCGAAGCGGTGAGCCTGGGTGAGGACGTCCGTTACTTCGTCGTCGCCTGTCCCAAGGACATGGCCATGTACAGCGATGCGGTCAAGACGACCGGCTACGAGGGACGCCTCGTCGTCACCGATATCGCGCGCCTGGTGGCGGCCGCCGTCGGACTCGAAGGAGCGACGACCCCAACAGTGGCGCAGGAGGTCTCGTGA